In one window of Ostrinia nubilalis chromosome 19, ilOstNubi1.1, whole genome shotgun sequence DNA:
- the LOC135080934 gene encoding alpha-(1,3)-fucosyltransferase C-like, protein MGRTFKFWKPVFHLVYIITISYFLAKRPSTIYNIKKVARFFPDMRHVLLWTKIPGLDEEGQNIFIKRKCSYINCYVTSNRTLFGNLGHFDAVLFNAVDVSAGANDLPDVRSWSQKYIFVANDSSDNYPVCDPVYDPFFNWTWTYKLTSTIGFRHISIRNANDELLNRMFPWIPPEKMTPIDLHLKSQLSSKTKAAAIFLDKCKSRSKREDYIKNLQKHLYKYDLHVDIFGECGTKRCKRKTMSNCLWRLKHQYYFYLAFEDSFAPEYVTKEVLYGYENNAVPIVYGGADYPKFLPPNSYLNAIRLNEEALAEAMNVAIKNATIYQDFFRWRNHYSVKAARGFDPCDLCNALNKKHWLTFETKQTEFRKWWNPLYEQRCAKWPLNIVL, encoded by the exons ATGGGTCGCACCTTTAAATTTTGGAAACCCGTCTTCCATTTAGTCTACATTATCACAATCAGCTACTTCCTGGCTAAACGGCCATCAACGATCTACAACATCAAGAAGGTGGCAAGATTTTTTCCTGACATGCGCCATGTGTTACTTTGGACAAAGATTCCAGGTTTAGACGAAGAAGGTCAGAACATTTTTATCAAGCGCAAGTGTTCCTATATCAACTGCTATGTCACCAGTAATAGAACCCTTTTTGGGAACCTGGGTCACTTTGACGCAGTGCTTTTTAACGCAGTGGACGTGAGTGCTGGTGCAAATGACTTGCCTGACGTAAGATCCTGGTCGCagaaatacatttttgtagcaaatgaCTCCAGTGACAACTACCCTGTGTGTGACCCTGTTTACGACCCATTCTTCAACTGGACTTGGACTTACAA ATTGACATCAACAATCGGCTTTAGGCACATTTCCATACGCAACGCCAACGATGAACTTCTAAACCGCATGTTCCCTTGGATCCCCCCTGAGAAGATGACACCCATAGACCTACACCTGAAGAGCCAACTCTCCTCCAAAACAAAAGCAGCTGCTATCTTCTTAGACAAATGTAAAAGCAGAAGCAAAAGGGAAGATTACATCAAAAACCTTCAGAAACACTTATATAAATACGACTTACACGTCGACATCTTTGGGGAATGTGGTACGAAGAGATGCAAAAGAAAAACCATGAGCAATTGCTTGTGGAGACTTAAGCATCAGTACTACTTCTACCTGGCGTTTGAGGACTCGTTTGCGCCAGAATATGTCACCAAGGAAGTGTTGTATGGCTACGAAAATAATGCTGTTCCAATTGTTTATGGTGGAGCTGATTATCCGAA GTTTCTGCCACCAAACTCCTATTTAAACGCCATAAGACTGAACGAAGAAGCTCTTGCAGAAGCCATGAACGTAGCAATCAAGAACGCTACCATCTACCAAGACTTCTTCCGTTGGAGGAACCATTACTCCGTCAAGGCTGCCCGTGGCTTCGACCCTTGTGACCTCTGCAATGCCCTCAACAAGAAGCATTGGCTGACGTTTGAGACCAAGCAGACAGAGTTCAGGAAGTGGTGGAATCCTTTATACGAGCAACGGTGTGCGAAATGGCCTTTAAATATCGTATTGTGA